The Vicia villosa cultivar HV-30 ecotype Madison, WI linkage group LG1, Vvil1.0, whole genome shotgun sequence genome includes a region encoding these proteins:
- the LOC131617283 gene encoding uncharacterized protein LOC131617283 produces MERTQPNRSSAAVRTRPSRDEQGSVGIQKNPKRTRSYVLKQMLEEIRRVKKESSDAMEEIEARTVKTEPVNEEEEVCPMATDVMGCKETGGGSKGKGSQQTGDIAAGHRTKSYHAAVYRASFQSSLSPRQRRNTGTGEHNGRAVEAGMSGVAGSLGPQIKREACTIETAGIAQGGSQENAGHISTSKQRNARAERLSKKLKGKAKVVGNSVAKSAKSQGDNGKGEPSHRRAYRPKSVRISTPAPAVVNEQRWTRVVDNPVKLRNNVLHIPRAVIYECIRGQIPRITLIDVNNNVPYYCEMIKREDTVDRYLCGAWSDFCKDRNLQKGDTLRFCIRYPPVESIMVFVERGRAE; encoded by the exons ATGGAAAGAACCCAACCCAACCGATCTTCCGCTGCGGTGAGAACCAGGCCATCGAG AGATGAGCAAGGTAGCGTTGGAATCCAAAAGAACCCCAAACGCACACGGAGTTATGTGCTGAAACAAATGTTAGAGGAAATACGTCGTGTGAAAAAAGAAAGTTCAGATGCGATGGAAGAAATCGAAGCACGCACGGTGAAAACAGAACCTGTGAATGAGGAAGAGGAAGTGTGTCCAATGGCAACAGATGTTATGGGTTGCAAAGAAACCGGAGGAGGCAGTAAAGGGAAAGGTTCACAACAGACCGGGGACATTGCTGCAGGGCACCGAACCAAAAGCTATCATGCAGCTGTGTATCGCGCTTCCTTTCAATCATCTCTCAGCCCGAG ACAGCGACGTAATACGGGTACGGGAGAACATAATGGAAGGGCGGTAGAAGCTGGAATGAGCGGTGTTGCCGGAAGTTTGGGACCTCAAATCAAGAGGGAAGCTTGCACAATTGAAACTGCTGGCATAGCCCAAGGGGGATCGCAGGAAAATGCTGGTCACATATCAACCAGTAAACAAAG GAATGCGAGAGCTGAAAGGCTGTCGAAGAAGTTAAAAGGCAAGGCTAAAGTAGTTGGAAACAGTGTGGCGAAGTCAGCAAAGTCGCAGGGAGACAACGGCAAAGGTGAACCTTCGCACAGGCGTGCCTATCGTCCTAAATCTGTAAG GATATCCACACCAGCACCAGCGGTTGTCAATGAGCAAAGGTGGACCAGGGTGGTTGACAATCCGGTTAAGCTGAGAAACAACGTGCTG CACATTCCAAGAGCGGTCATCTATGAATGCATCCGTGGCCAGATTCCCAGAATAACTCTGATAGATGTCAACAACAATGTTCCTTATTACTGCGAGATGATTAAGAGGGAAGACACGGTGGACAGGTATTTGTGCGGTGCATGGTCGGATTTCTGCAAAGACCGCAATCTTCAGAAGGGAGACACACTGCGTTTCTGCATTAGATATCCCCCGGTGGAATCGATTATGGTGTTCGTAGAGCGTGGAAGAGCTGAGTGA
- the LOC131634635 gene encoding dof zinc finger protein DOF5.4-like: MQEIHSIGGGGTRFFGGGGGDRRLRPHLNNNPNNNNQALNCPRCDSINTKFCYYNNYNLSQPRHFCKNCRRYWTKGGVLRNVPVGGGCRKSKRSSKPKNSSSSEIADLPTTPPENKSNSHSSSESSSLTAAAVTDSVSEPTPPKINTGLENDSLEQQGAADCGIFSEIATFTSLITSSNDTLPFEFSNGNSNGNCNVNGFGDASSFNWQHQKVMTVTGDQPHPQEDALKLLPENLGTGVGSSGSLMDHGIDFSVLQSKTSNGGFGSLDWHGADQGLFDLPNTVDHGYWNHTQWSDHDQDQGQDHSNLFHIP, encoded by the coding sequence ATGCAAGAAATACATTCCATCGGTGGCGGAGGCACCAGGTTCTTCGGCGGCGGAGGCGGCGACCGGAGACTCAGGCCACATCTCAACAACAACCCGAACAACAATAACCAAGCCTTGAACTGTCCTCGCTGCGACTCCATCAATACCAAATTCTGTTACTACAATAACTACAACCTCTCTCAGCCTCGTCATTTCTGCAAAAACTGCCGTCGTTACTGGACCAAAGGCGGCGTCCTCCGTAACGTCCCTGTCGGTGGCGGTTGCCGTAAATCCAAACGCTCAAGCAAGCCGAAAAACTCTTCCTCTTCGGAAATCGCTGATTTGCCGACTACTCCACCGGAGAACAAATCGAACTCTCACTCCAGCAGCGAGAGTTCGAGCCTCACCGCCGCGGCGGTAACTGATTCCGTCTCAGAACCAACACCACCGAAAATCAACACTGGTTTAGAGAATGATTCACTGGAACAACAAGGAGCAGCAGATTGCGGTATTTTCTCAGAGATTGCAACGTTCACAAGCTTGATCACTTCCTCCAACGATACATTACCGTTTGAATTCAGTAACGGCAACAGTAACGGTAACTGTAACGTTAACGGTTTTGGCGACGCATCGTCGTTTAACTGGCAACATCAGAAGGTGATGACCGTTACCGGCGATCAGCCTCATCCACAAGAAGATGCATTGAAGTTGTTACCGGAGAATCTCGGTACTGGTGTTGGCTCATCTGGATCGTTGATGGACCACGGTATTGATTTCTCTGTGCTGCAGAGTAAAACAAGCAACGGTGGATTTGGATCGTTGGATTGGCATGGTGCAGATCAAGGTTTGTTCGATCTTCCTAACACCGTTGATCATGGTTACTGGAATCACACTCAATGGTCTGATCATGATCAGGATCAGGGTCAGGATCATTCCAATCTCTTTcatattccatga